A region from the SAR86 cluster bacterium genome encodes:
- a CDS encoding co-chaperone GroES, translating to MKLRPLHDKVLVKRTEEEETSSGGIILSGSAKEKPSQGTVVSVGPGKKNESGEISPLNVKEGDTVVFGQYGGNEIKLDGEELLILSESDIFGVIE from the coding sequence ATGAAATTAAGACCATTACATGACAAAGTTTTAGTCAAAAGAACTGAAGAAGAAGAAACCTCATCTGGAGGTATTATTCTTTCTGGATCAGCAAAAGAGAAACCGTCCCAAGGCACAGTTGTTTCTGTTGGTCCGGGTAAAAAGAATGAATCAGGCGAAATTAGCCCATTAAATGTCAAAGAAGGAGATACAGTTGTGTTTGGGCAATATGGTGGGAATGAAATTAAACTTGATGGTGAAGAGCTTCTCATTTTAAGTGAGAGTGACATCTTCGGAGTCATAGAATAA